From a region of the Bacteroidota bacterium genome:
- a CDS encoding class II fructose-bisphosphate aldolase — MVHYKDLGLVNTREMFKKAMAGKYAIPAFNFNNMEQLQAIITACVNTKSPVILQVSKGARQYANQTILRYMAQGAVEFSKELGCAIPICLHLDHGDSFELAKSCIETGFSSVMIDGSHYSFEDNIKLTKEVVEFAHQYDVTVEGELGVLAGIEDEVSAAHSNYTQPEEVIEFTKKTGVDSLAISIGTSHGAYKFKVKPGEAIPPLRFDILEEVEKRLPGFPIVLHGSSSVPQDIVAQINKYGGKLEDTAGVPEDQLRKAAKSAVCKINIDSDGRLAMTAAIRKVFVEKPSEFDPRKYLGPARDSLIELYSHKVLNVLGSDNKA, encoded by the coding sequence ATGGTACATTATAAAGATTTAGGCCTGGTTAACACCAGAGAGATGTTTAAGAAGGCCATGGCAGGTAAATATGCCATACCAGCTTTCAACTTCAACAACATGGAACAGTTGCAAGCTATTATCACTGCTTGCGTTAATACAAAATCCCCTGTGATTTTGCAAGTTTCTAAAGGTGCCCGCCAATATGCAAACCAAACCATCCTCAGATATATGGCTCAGGGTGCTGTAGAATTTTCCAAAGAACTTGGTTGTGCTATTCCTATTTGTCTGCACCTGGATCATGGTGATTCATTCGAATTGGCAAAATCTTGTATAGAAACCGGTTTTTCTTCAGTAATGATCGACGGTTCCCACTATTCATTTGAAGATAATATTAAACTTACTAAGGAAGTCGTTGAATTTGCACATCAATATGATGTAACCGTTGAAGGCGAATTGGGCGTTTTGGCCGGTATAGAAGATGAAGTTTCTGCTGCACACAGCAACTACACCCAACCCGAAGAAGTTATTGAATTCACCAAAAAGACAGGTGTTGATTCATTAGCTATTTCAATCGGCACCTCACACGGCGCTTACAAATTCAAAGTGAAACCGGGTGAAGCTATTCCCCCGCTGAGATTTGATATCCTTGAAGAAGTTGAAAAACGCCTTCCCGGATTTCCTATCGTATTGCACGGTTCCTCTTCTGTTCCTCAGGACATCGTTGCACAGATCAACAAATACGGTGGCAAACTAGAAGATACAGCCGGTGTACCTGAAGATCAGTTAAGAAAAGCTGCAAAATCAGCTGTTTGCAAAATCAATATCGATTCTGATGGCCGTTTAGCTATGACTGCTGCTATCCGTAAGGTATTTGTTGAAAAACCTTCAGAATTTGATCCCCGTAAATACTTAGGCCCTGCCCGTGACTCTCTTATTGAATTATACAGTCACAAAGTGCTTAACGTATTGGGTAGCGACAACAAAGCATAA
- a CDS encoding phosphatase PAP2 family protein produces MIQTLNQWDINLFLFLNGLHSSFWDPFMYFISGIPQWMPLYMVLIYFIIKKFKFKAVYILLAVVLLIVLSDQISSGIIKNAVQRLRPSHNPDILALVHTLHNYAGGSYGFVSSHASNTFALATFMSFLFKNKYFSISIFFWAALVSYSRIYLGVHYPGDILCGAILGAGLGFGLYHFSQFLIRKNYFKLKLSEPE; encoded by the coding sequence ATGATCCAAACCTTAAATCAATGGGACATCAACTTGTTCCTTTTTCTTAACGGACTGCATTCATCATTTTGGGATCCGTTTATGTATTTTATAAGCGGTATTCCACAATGGATGCCACTTTACATGGTGTTAATTTATTTTATTATTAAGAAATTTAAGTTCAAGGCAGTATATATCCTGCTGGCAGTGGTTTTATTGATTGTCCTGAGCGACCAGATATCTTCAGGAATCATTAAAAATGCAGTGCAAAGGCTCAGGCCAAGCCATAACCCAGATATCCTGGCTTTGGTGCATACTTTACATAATTATGCCGGGGGAAGTTATGGTTTCGTCTCTTCCCATGCGTCCAATACATTTGCCCTGGCCACTTTTATGTCATTCCTGTTCAAAAACAAATATTTTTCCATCTCAATATTTTTTTGGGCCGCTCTTGTTTCATATAGCCGTATCTATCTTGGGGTGCATTATCCCGGTGATATTCTTTGCGGTGCTATTCTCGGAGCGGGCTTGGGATTCGGATTGTATCACTTTTCGCAATTTCTCATCAGGAAAAATTATTTCAAACTCAAATTATCCGAACCTGAATAA
- a CDS encoding lipoate--protein ligase → MLCILNDSTDPFFNMAAEEFLLKECSDDIFRLWFMEPTISVGKHQNTLAEINMDYVKAKRLKVVRRLSGGGAVFHDLGNLNYTFVMNGEEGNLINFERFTLPILEVLHQLSVNAKFEGRNDLTIGGRKFSGNAEGIYKNRVLHHGTLLFSSVMADVSGALKVSPSKFEDKAVKSVQSRVTNISEHLSQNIDVHEFKDMILRHIQQTWTDCKLYSFSESDLQKINQLVKEKYSTWEWNFGSSPRYNFQKTIKTKGGHVEFYLNVERGMILEARIMGDYFSSADVAEIEKALCNLPHRESVIRTRLSAFDIDRYFHRITLDELIPGMF, encoded by the coding sequence ATGTTGTGTATTCTGAATGATTCAACCGATCCGTTTTTTAATATGGCTGCTGAAGAATTCCTGCTCAAGGAATGCAGTGATGATATTTTCAGGTTATGGTTTATGGAACCGACCATTTCTGTGGGTAAACATCAAAATACACTTGCGGAAATCAATATGGATTACGTAAAAGCGAAGAGACTAAAAGTTGTCCGTCGTTTGTCGGGTGGAGGAGCGGTTTTTCATGATCTGGGCAACCTGAATTATACTTTTGTCATGAATGGTGAGGAAGGCAATTTGATCAATTTTGAACGTTTTACTCTTCCTATACTTGAGGTTCTTCACCAACTTTCGGTGAATGCAAAATTTGAAGGCCGCAATGACCTGACCATAGGCGGAAGAAAATTTTCCGGAAATGCCGAAGGAATATATAAAAACAGGGTGCTTCACCACGGAACATTGCTTTTTTCCTCGGTTATGGCCGATGTATCCGGTGCATTGAAGGTCAGTCCTTCGAAATTTGAAGATAAGGCTGTAAAATCTGTTCAAAGCAGGGTGACCAACATCAGCGAACATCTTTCACAAAATATTGACGTTCATGAATTTAAAGACATGATCCTTCGTCATATTCAGCAAACATGGACTGATTGTAAGCTTTATAGTTTTTCTGAAAGCGACCTGCAAAAAATTAACCAACTGGTCAAAGAAAAATATTCGACGTGGGAATGGAATTTTGGTTCTTCACCCAGGTATAATTTTCAGAAAACCATTAAAACTAAGGGGGGACATGTTGAATTTTACCTGAATGTGGAAAGAGGTATGATTCTGGAAGCCAGAATTATGGGCGATTATTTCAGTAGTGCTGATGTGGCTGAAATAGAAAAGGCCCTTTGCAACCTCCCACACCGTGAGTCAGTTATTCGAACCCGGTTGTCGGCATTCGACATTGACCGGTATTTTCATCGTATCACCCTTGATGAGCTTATTCCCGGGATGTTTTAA